A genome region from Paludibacterium sp. B53371 includes the following:
- a CDS encoding DUF4810 domain-containing protein, whose protein sequence is MQKRSGLVLGLIASVMLCACASQPDTLYQWEGYQSHVYSYLRADSGTSPDKQIQEMEAELQKIRARGKTPPPGYYAHLGMLYANVGNTAMMAQNFQVEEKLFPESAPYLDYLMSKVKK, encoded by the coding sequence ATGCAGAAACGTTCGGGTCTGGTGTTGGGCCTCATCGCCAGTGTCATGCTGTGTGCCTGCGCCTCACAGCCGGATACGCTCTATCAATGGGAAGGTTATCAGTCGCACGTGTACAGCTATCTGCGTGCGGACTCCGGTACCAGCCCGGACAAGCAGATTCAGGAGATGGAAGCGGAGTTGCAGAAGATCCGCGCCAGGGGAAAGACGCCGCCTCCCGGCTACTATGCGCATTTGGGCATGCTGTATGCCAATGTCGGTAACACCGCCATGATGGCGCAGAATTTTCAGGTGGAAGAAAAGCTGTTCCCCGAGTCTGCACCCTATCTGGACTATCTGATGTCCAAAGTGAAGAAATAA
- a CDS encoding CsgG/HfaB family protein yields MLNSRQAKSFFAVAALAALLAGCATESSQSLAVTQVTSASQPYTGVRSPIAVGKFDNRSSFMRGIFSDGIDHVGSQAKTILITHLQQTNRFNVLDRDNMAEIKQEAGLKKQAQSLKGADYVITGDVTEFGRKEVGDDQLFGLLGSGKQQIAYAKVSLNVVNTHTSEVVYSSMGAGEYKLSNREVLGFGGTASYDSTLNGKVLDLAIREAVNRLVDGIQSGAWQPAKP; encoded by the coding sequence ATGCTCAACAGCAGACAGGCGAAGTCGTTTTTTGCGGTTGCGGCCCTGGCCGCATTGTTGGCCGGCTGTGCCACGGAGAGTTCGCAGTCATTGGCGGTGACGCAGGTTACCAGTGCCAGTCAGCCGTATACCGGCGTGCGTTCGCCGATTGCTGTCGGCAAATTTGATAACCGATCAAGCTTCATGCGCGGGATTTTCTCCGACGGGATCGACCATGTTGGCTCTCAGGCCAAGACCATTCTGATCACCCACCTGCAGCAGACCAATCGCTTCAATGTGCTCGACCGCGACAATATGGCGGAAATCAAGCAGGAAGCCGGTTTGAAAAAACAAGCTCAGTCGCTCAAGGGTGCTGATTATGTCATTACCGGTGATGTGACCGAGTTTGGTCGCAAGGAAGTGGGGGATGATCAGCTGTTCGGTCTGCTGGGCAGCGGCAAGCAACAAATTGCTTATGCCAAGGTGAGTTTGAACGTCGTAAACACCCACACTTCCGAAGTCGTCTACTCGAGCATGGGGGCGGGTGAATACAAGCTGTCGAATCGTGAAGTGCTCGGTTTTGGCGGGACGGCCAGCTACGACTCAACCTTGAATGGCAAGGTACTCGATCTGGCCATTCGCGAAGCCGTCAACCGCCTGGTCGACGGTATTCAGTCGGGTGCCTGGCAGCCGGCAAAACCCTAA